In the Clostridia bacterium genome, one interval contains:
- a CDS encoding group II intron reverse transcriptase/maturase translates to NQGKVLVRLAPQTIERVKNKIREFTSRSKPVSMEERIKRINAYMGGWMGYFALAETPSVFESIEGWMRRRLRMCLWKQWKRVRTRYRELRALGLPEEVVHHFANARKGPWRMSHGPMNRALGNTYWEARGLMSLTARYHNIRQAWRTARCGPACRVV, encoded by the coding sequence AGAACCAGGGAAAAGTCCTCGTCCGCCTGGCTCCGCAAACCATCGAGCGGGTCAAGAATAAAATCCGGGAATTCACTTCCCGGAGCAAACCCGTTAGCATGGAAGAGCGAATTAAGCGGATTAACGCCTATATGGGCGGCTGGATGGGATATTTCGCCCTGGCTGAAACACCCAGCGTCTTTGAGAGCATCGAAGGCTGGATGAGACGCCGCCTGCGGATGTGCCTCTGGAAGCAGTGGAAGCGAGTCCGCACCCGCTACCGCGAACTGCGCGCTTTGGGCCTACCAGAAGAGGTGGTTCACCACTTCGCCAACGCCCGTAAAGGGCCGTGGCGGATGTCCCATGGGCCGATGAATAGAGCCCTGGGCAACACCTACTGGGAAGCCCGGGGCCTGATGAGTTTGACCGCACGTTACCATAACATTCGTCAAGCTTGGCGAACCGCCCGGTGCGGACCCGCATGCCGGGTGGTGTGA
- a CDS encoding TRAP transporter substrate-binding protein encodes MSWFRRVSRGKVPTWCVVVLFALAFSIAGCAQKEAATPPAGGEAQPAKTVDLKLAHFMPPAHPLHTEVLEPWAKEVAEKTNGRVKIYVYPANELVGATENVDATLSGAVDIGLVLPAYTPGRFPLTSILEFPFLFKSPLQSNLVAWELMQTQPGLQQEYKDFKVLWYGTTDLGHFLVNKPVKTLADLKGLRIRAPSTIYNDVLAALGAVPVTMPVSDAYDALGKGIVDGTVLPASTLYSFKLKEVIKYVVEMNMYATPLHMVMNQNSWNKLSPEDQAVMTETLKSFPEKIGRLYVAEDEHGRKVAQESNIALSSLPPEEMQKFHAAIDPLIEKWLSDMEAKGLPARQVYEAAKSLAAKYENVK; translated from the coding sequence GTGTCCTGGTTCAGACGGGTGTCCAGAGGTAAGGTGCCGACGTGGTGCGTTGTCGTGCTGTTTGCCTTAGCCTTCTCCATCGCCGGCTGCGCCCAGAAGGAAGCGGCCACCCCGCCGGCCGGTGGCGAGGCGCAGCCCGCCAAAACCGTGGACCTGAAGCTCGCACACTTCATGCCTCCTGCGCATCCCTTGCACACCGAGGTACTGGAACCTTGGGCCAAGGAAGTGGCGGAAAAGACGAACGGGCGGGTGAAGATTTACGTCTATCCGGCCAACGAACTGGTAGGCGCGACCGAGAATGTGGATGCTACCCTGTCCGGGGCAGTAGACATCGGGCTGGTGTTGCCGGCCTACACCCCGGGAAGGTTCCCCCTCACCAGCATCCTCGAATTCCCCTTCCTCTTCAAGTCGCCGCTGCAGTCCAACCTCGTGGCCTGGGAATTAATGCAGACCCAGCCCGGGCTTCAGCAAGAGTACAAGGATTTCAAGGTGCTCTGGTACGGCACCACCGATCTGGGGCACTTCCTGGTGAACAAGCCGGTAAAAACCCTGGCCGACCTCAAAGGACTGCGCATCCGCGCTCCCAGCACCATCTATAACGACGTCCTGGCCGCCCTGGGTGCGGTGCCGGTGACCATGCCGGTATCGGACGCCTATGATGCCTTGGGTAAGGGCATAGTCGACGGCACGGTGTTGCCCGCTTCCACTCTGTACTCCTTCAAGCTGAAGGAAGTAATCAAGTACGTAGTGGAGATGAACATGTACGCCACCCCGCTGCACATGGTGATGAACCAGAACTCCTGGAACAAGCTGTCGCCGGAGGACCAGGCGGTGATGACCGAGACGCTCAAGAGCTTCCCGGAGAAGATCGGCCGGCTTTACGTGGCCGAGGACGAACACGGCCGCAAGGTAGCCCAGGAATCGAATATTGCCCTTAGCTCCCTGCCGCCGGAGGAAATGCAGAAGTTCCACGCGGCCATAGATCCCCTGATTGAAAAGTGGCTGAGCGATATGGAAGCCAAAGGCCTGCCGGCGCGGCAGGTCTACGAGGCGGCCAAGAGCCTGGCGGCCAAGTACGAAAACGTAAAGTAG
- a CDS encoding TRAP transporter small permease — MGRFKRVVDLCTHGALWVSAVAAGAIMFLTVGDVLGRFLFNRPITGTFELTEVLLAVAVFTSLAYGQAEKVYVTITFLFERFPSLVRRLIDFLLYVVSVPAFFLCFWELLAYAQRLAQTGQYTTVLRQPLFPWVLATAAGALVFCLSLTWDLVQAARRLGKGEIEVES; from the coding sequence GTGGGGCGCTTTAAGCGGGTGGTTGACCTGTGTACCCACGGGGCCCTGTGGGTCAGTGCGGTGGCCGCCGGGGCCATCATGTTTCTGACGGTGGGAGATGTCCTGGGCCGCTTTCTGTTCAATCGGCCCATTACCGGTACCTTCGAGCTGACCGAGGTGCTGCTGGCCGTGGCCGTGTTTACCTCTCTGGCCTACGGCCAGGCAGAGAAGGTTTATGTTACCATCACCTTCCTATTCGAGCGGTTTCCGAGCCTCGTACGCCGGCTGATCGACTTCCTGCTGTATGTGGTGTCGGTACCCGCCTTTTTCCTCTGTTTCTGGGAACTGCTGGCCTACGCGCAGCGCCTGGCACAGACCGGCCAGTACACTACCGTGCTGCGTCAGCCGCTGTTTCCCTGGGTACTGGCCACGGCAGCCGGAGCCCTGGTGTTCTGCCTGAGCCTGACCTGGGACCTGGTGCAGGCGGCCAGAAGATTGGGTAAGGGAGAGATCGAGGTTGAGTCCTGA
- a CDS encoding TRAP transporter large permease, translating to MSPELVGALGFVALLFLILVLRFPIAFALLFVGVTGYAYLTGPDIALAKLGTDVFGTAKGYSLSVIPMFVLMGLFLGTTGVGKDLFRAFNAWFGHIRGGLAVATVGACSAFAAVCGSSIASAATMATVAVPPMLAHKYREDYAAGTVASASTLGILIPPSTVMVIYGVITQEPIGKLLIAEIIPGLIAAGLLGLVAWSWAKLNPAVAPEAYRSTWQEKLAVTKLVWPIPAIFLLMFGGIYGGVFTPTEAGAMGAFLSLLYFLFTRRMNWRSFIEAFRETVKVVAMLMLVIVGGVIFGHFMSISHLPLLIKEALAGVSPTLLLLLVFIIYFAAGFVMDEMAILIIFTNLFYPLLTGAGYSGIWFGVVSILFALLAFLTPPVGIISLVTAAITKMRSETVFKGTTPYWLALIGATILIMVFPELATFLPDLMR from the coding sequence TTGAGTCCTGAACTGGTCGGTGCGCTAGGTTTCGTCGCCTTACTGTTCCTTATCCTGGTCTTGCGCTTTCCCATCGCCTTTGCCCTGTTGTTCGTCGGAGTAACCGGTTACGCCTACCTTACCGGGCCGGATATAGCCCTGGCCAAGCTGGGCACGGACGTGTTCGGAACCGCCAAGGGCTACAGCCTCAGCGTTATCCCCATGTTCGTCTTGATGGGGCTGTTCCTGGGTACCACCGGCGTGGGGAAGGACCTTTTTCGCGCCTTCAACGCGTGGTTCGGGCACATCCGCGGCGGTCTGGCCGTGGCCACGGTAGGAGCCTGCTCCGCCTTTGCGGCGGTATGCGGCTCGAGCATCGCCAGCGCCGCCACCATGGCCACGGTGGCGGTTCCGCCGATGCTGGCCCACAAGTACAGGGAGGACTACGCCGCCGGTACGGTGGCTTCTGCCAGCACTTTGGGAATCCTGATCCCGCCCAGCACGGTGATGGTGATTTACGGCGTCATTACCCAGGAGCCCATCGGCAAGCTGCTCATTGCCGAGATCATACCCGGGCTGATCGCCGCCGGCCTGCTCGGCCTGGTGGCCTGGTCATGGGCCAAGCTAAACCCCGCGGTGGCCCCGGAAGCGTACCGCAGCACCTGGCAGGAGAAGCTCGCGGTCACCAAACTGGTATGGCCCATCCCGGCCATTTTCCTGCTGATGTTCGGGGGTATCTACGGCGGCGTCTTTACCCCTACGGAAGCCGGGGCCATGGGAGCCTTTCTCTCCCTGCTCTACTTCCTTTTCACGCGGCGGATGAATTGGCGCAGCTTCATAGAAGCCTTCAGAGAAACCGTCAAGGTCGTAGCCATGCTGATGCTGGTAATCGTCGGCGGGGTCATCTTCGGCCACTTCATGTCCATCAGCCATCTCCCGCTCTTGATCAAGGAGGCGTTGGCGGGAGTGAGCCCTACCTTGCTCCTGTTACTGGTGTTTATCATTTACTTCGCCGCCGGTTTCGTGATGGACGAGATGGCTATTCTGATAATATTTACCAACCTGTTCTACCCGCTGCTTACCGGTGCCGGCTACAGCGGCATCTGGTTCGGGGTTGTTTCCATACTCTTTGCCCTTTTGGCCTTCCTCACTCCTCCGGTAGGCATAATCTCCTTGGTAACCGCGGCGATTACCAAGATGAGGTCGGAGACGGTCTTCAAGGGGACTACACCCTATTGGCTGGCCCTCATCGGCGCCACTATTCTGATCATGGTCTTCCCGGAATTGGCCACCTTCCTGCCCGATCTCATGCGCTAG
- a CDS encoding MarR family transcriptional regulator: MEAEAARRLHRLLVELMALGHQKFFRAWHKYDAAGGLKKNQMKLVALLFHEGVRTATELSSKLDLEKGSLTSLLDSLEQRGLIRRSINPRDRRQTLVSLTVEGRRHMEKTIEAHQAILMQNLKDADAAEIERLIASLEVAVGIMRKL, from the coding sequence ATGGAGGCAGAGGCGGCGCGCCGCTTACACCGCCTGCTGGTGGAGCTAATGGCCCTGGGCCACCAGAAGTTCTTCCGGGCGTGGCACAAATACGATGCCGCCGGCGGGCTGAAGAAGAACCAGATGAAGCTGGTAGCGCTTCTTTTTCACGAGGGCGTCCGCACGGCCACGGAGCTGAGCTCCAAGCTCGACCTGGAAAAAGGCAGCCTGACCAGCTTATTGGATTCTTTAGAACAAAGGGGTTTGATCCGGCGCAGCATAAACCCTCGAGACCGCCGTCAGACCCTGGTATCCCTCACGGTTGAGGGAAGGAGACATATGGAAAAGACGATCGAGGCCCACCAGGCCATCCTGATGCAGAATCTAAAGGATGCGGACGCGGCCGAAATAGAGCGGCTTATAGCCAGCCTGGAAGTGGCGGTAGGGATCATGAGGAAACTCTAG